In Lascolabacillus massiliensis, a single genomic region encodes these proteins:
- a CDS encoding DUF362 domain-containing protein codes for MDRRKFLRSVALTGAAITTMKDADAMSILSQSFQTSNATAKYDLVAVMGGEPEAMFRKAIEEMGGMKNFINKGDKVCIKPNIGWDQPVEMAANTNPKLVAEIIKHCFEAGASEVRVFDHTCDDWRKSYANSGIEEAAKRAGAEVLPAHQESYYKTVSIPKGRNLKSAKIHQAIVDSDKWINVPVLKNHGGAQLTISMKNYMGIVWDRGFFHANDLQQCIADICTYEKRPVLNIVDAYRLMKTSGPRGKSLSDVVLSKGLFMSQDIVAVDTAAANFFNQAREMPLENVAHIAKAQQLGLGTMELDKLNIRRVRI; via the coding sequence ATGCCATGAGCATACTTTCACAATCTTTCCAAACCAGTAATGCCACTGCCAAGTATGATCTGGTTGCAGTAATGGGAGGAGAACCTGAAGCTATGTTTCGCAAGGCAATTGAGGAGATGGGGGGTATGAAAAACTTCATAAACAAAGGAGATAAAGTTTGCATTAAACCCAATATTGGTTGGGACCAACCAGTTGAGATGGCTGCGAATACTAATCCTAAGCTTGTTGCTGAAATCATTAAACATTGCTTTGAAGCTGGTGCTTCTGAGGTGAGGGTATTTGATCATACTTGCGACGATTGGCGCAAATCTTATGCTAACAGCGGAATAGAAGAAGCTGCTAAAAGAGCTGGAGCTGAAGTTTTACCTGCACATCAGGAGTCTTATTATAAAACAGTTTCAATACCAAAAGGCAGAAACCTGAAGAGTGCGAAGATTCATCAGGCTATTGTAGACAGTGACAAGTGGATAAATGTACCAGTATTAAAAAATCATGGTGGAGCACAGCTTACTATTTCTATGAAAAACTATATGGGTATAGTTTGGGACAGGGGATTTTTCCATGCAAACGATTTACAGCAATGTATTGCAGATATATGTACTTATGAAAAAAGACCCGTTCTGAATATAGTGGATGCTTATAGACTAATGAAAACTAGTGGACCAAGAGGTAAATCCCTTTCTGATGTAGTGCTTTCAAAAGGTCTGTTCATGTCTCAGGACATTGTAGCTGTTGACACTGCTGCTGCAAATTTCTTTAATCAGGCACGCGAAATGCCACTTGAGAATGTTGCTCATATAGCAAAAGCTCAGCAGTTGGGCCTGGGAACCATGGAGCTGGATAAACTGAATATCAGAAGAGTTAGGATTTAA